A single genomic interval of Gemmatimonadota bacterium harbors:
- a CDS encoding carbohydrate ABC transporter permease: protein MIRPGPWRRLLHAAGLCAFLLFAVFPVYWMVVTSLTPEQDLFVWPLRYFPSAPTLEHYVAAFLRTDIPRFFTNSITVASLASACTLTVSVLGGYALARYRFRGRQVTLLVFLATQMMPVVVLIVPLFIIFRILGLLDTLYSLMIVYTVLNIPFCTLMMQGFFAGVPSELEEAAMVDGCNRMGAILRVAVPLARPGLIATFLFAFIGAWNELLFAVMFLNTESTFTLPVGLYNFISKYDIHWGRMMAGATLALLPALAVFAFVQRYMVRGLALGAVKG, encoded by the coding sequence ATGATCCGACCGGGCCCATGGCGCCGCCTGCTGCACGCCGCCGGACTGTGCGCGTTTCTTCTCTTCGCGGTTTTCCCCGTGTACTGGATGGTGGTCACTTCCCTGACGCCGGAACAGGATCTTTTTGTCTGGCCCCTGCGGTATTTCCCGTCGGCGCCTACGCTGGAGCACTACGTCGCGGCCTTCCTGCGCACCGACATCCCCCGGTTCTTCACCAACAGCATTACAGTCGCGAGCCTGGCATCGGCCTGCACGCTGACCGTTTCCGTCCTGGGCGGCTACGCACTCGCGCGCTACCGCTTCCGGGGACGCCAGGTCACGCTCCTGGTCTTCCTGGCGACCCAGATGATGCCCGTGGTGGTGCTCATCGTCCCCCTCTTCATCATCTTTCGGATACTCGGCCTGCTCGACACGCTCTACAGTCTGATGATCGTGTATACGGTGCTGAACATCCCCTTCTGCACGCTCATGATGCAGGGCTTCTTCGCGGGCGTTCCGTCGGAGCTGGAGGAGGCCGCCATGGTGGACGGATGCAACCGGATGGGCGCGATTCTGCGCGTGGCCGTGCCGCTGGCGCGTCCCGGGCTGATCGCGACCTTTCTGTTCGCCTTCATCGGCGCCTGGAACGAACTGCTCTTCGCGGTGATGTTCCTGAACACGGAATCCACCTTCACCCTGCCCGTGGGCCTGTACAATTTCATCAGCAAGTACGACATCCACTGGGGACGCATGATGGCCGGCGCGACCCTGGCGCTGCTTCCCGCGCTGGCCGTGTTCGCCTTCGTTCAGCGATACATG